AAGGGCATCAGAGAGAAGCTTGTTAGTATCCTAGAACTCCACTGCTTTAGCTATGGGAGTTGTCAACTAATTATAAATTAGGTACTCTAGCGTCTTTCAAAAATATATCTTTCACCCACCATAATGCTTTAGAAGATGCATAAGCTGCCGGTGAGTTGTTTCGACATGTACTTATAGAAACAGAATCAGAAAGTGATAAAGAATTAGGAAAGAAGCTAAAGATGAAACGAGCAAAAAAGTTCATAGAAAGACCAAAGAAACCCATGAAACAATAAAGATTGATAAAAAAAGTCATGCGCCCTTCCATATTGTGATGTATTGAATAGGATATATCATCAATGGAAAAAGGAGGGTTACAAATGAGCGGAGGATATGGCGGCGGCTTCGCCTTAATTGTAGTATTGTTCATTCTGTTAATCATTGTAGGAACATCCTACGTTGGTGGTTACGGATATTAATTGATGGAAAGGGACAGAAAAATCTGTCCCTTTTTCATTGGTTTAATGGATAATTACAACTTTTCAAACACAACCTATTGAAAAAGAAAGGTTGAGTTTTGAATGGTTCATCGTTGGTTAGATCAATCTTCAAGTCTTCTATTTTTCTTTACGATCTACGCATTTTTTGGCTGGTGGATTGAAAATATCTATAATTTTTTTACTGTTGGTCATTTTTTAAAACCCAACTTCTGGGTTGGCCCTTTCAAACCTATGTATGGTGAAGCCCCTGTTTTATTAATTGTCCTTATATCCCCTAAAACCAGAAAAACAGTAGTTCTTTTTTTGTGTGCATTGGTTCCAACTATAGTTGAATACATTAGCGGAGCATTATTGGTATATTTTACAGATAGAAAATGGTGGGATTATTCTCATCTTCCCTTCCAACTTCATGG
This genomic stretch from Bacillaceae bacterium S4-13-56 harbors:
- a CDS encoding YjcZ family sporulation protein, producing MSGGYGGGFALIVVLFILLIIVGTSYVGGYGY
- a CDS encoding putative ABC transporter permease, with translation MVHRWLDQSSSLLFFFTIYAFFGWWIENIYNFFTVGHFLKPNFWVGPFKPMYGEAPVLLIVLISPKTRKTVVLFLCALVPTIVEYISGALLVYFTDRKWWDYSHLPFQLHGHVSLLFSLAWIILSLLCLKIIHPKIVIAFHSIKPVWTKFVPFIILYFLLETFVAVQRFSNNLDYVFN